Proteins encoded together in one Planctopirus ephydatiae window:
- a CDS encoding DUF2617 family protein: MRVDSIRPDVTSLILQVSQKAPHPELLKSVEKDVFRTHDVTAEVALTPMGHAVIWKRQSSVLCELIAEQSLASTATRSCLLQKIRGCKTHIVRPATGNWEYSVSSQLELLEPDQFLGAHEDLLSDLHRATISHVFPTRNRLSPAPLSLLMLEVTGHAISVHSFHSFPAHCGIVRTQSLLELNPMPGFSS; encoded by the coding sequence ATGCGCGTCGATTCCATCCGGCCCGACGTGACATCGCTGATCCTTCAGGTCAGTCAGAAAGCTCCTCACCCGGAACTTCTCAAGTCTGTGGAAAAGGATGTCTTTCGCACCCACGATGTAACGGCTGAAGTGGCTTTGACACCCATGGGCCATGCCGTCATCTGGAAGCGTCAATCCAGTGTCCTCTGCGAACTGATTGCCGAACAATCCCTGGCGTCAACAGCCACTCGCTCATGCCTGCTGCAGAAAATTCGCGGCTGCAAAACGCACATTGTTCGCCCGGCAACAGGGAACTGGGAATACTCCGTCAGCAGTCAACTCGAACTCCTGGAACCCGATCAGTTCCTCGGTGCACACGAAGATCTGCTCAGCGACCTGCACCGCGCCACCATCAGCCATGTCTTCCCCACGCGCAACCGCTTAAGCCCCGCACCACTCAGCCTCCTGATGCTCGAAGTGACTGGCCACGCGATCTCGGTCCACTCGTTCCATTCCTTCCCTGCCCATTGCGGCATCGTCCGAACTCAGTCACTGCTGGAACTCAACCCCATGCCCGGCTTCAGCAGCTGA
- the nuoL gene encoding NADH-quinone oxidoreductase subunit L — protein sequence MANWSDIALATIPAAPLAAAIWCGTVAQVVRRTTAHRPVVLALALSLVAAAYVLFVVVPGSVVDSPAAHSQITPIESSGESLVKPVSLIASETPASATGEHHGPAHKAYIFEVYRWMSVGGLTVDIVLRADAMTALMLVMVNFVSLLVAIFASSYMHGDKGYPRFFGAMALFVFSMNMLVLAGNFIEVFIFWEAVGLCSYLLIGHWYHKPSAAAAARKAFVVNRIGDFGLMTAIFLIYRTFGSVDFETVLDPARLAELAAAQPGLVTTIALLLLLGAIGKSAQFPLHVWLPDAMEGPTPVSALIHAATMVTAGVYLIARTTPIFVHSPTAQLVVAGVGAITALVAAITALCQYDLKRVLAYSTVSQLGYMFMALGAAAASPALAAHAETFAMFHLLTHAFFKAVLFLAAGSVMHAMGDVIDMRRFSGLRKALPITHITFLCGALALAGFPLLSGFWSKDEILAVVWEATQTGDYKTYFYLILGVGLLTSLLTAFYTFRAYYLTFHGPERFPEEAGHHPHDASPAMAIPLYILAALAVVAGLILGPTHIYAHYIEMTPNFPTAAPAGMNVGMMVLSTILALGGIGLAYTIYGKATRPEYSDARPLSLWENVSLNGLYLDQLYGALIVRPMATLSAVCEFVDRMILDKIVDAVGLIPIIAGGMIRPLQNGLVSSYAAVMLLGVIVALASVLRAIASVT from the coding sequence GTGGCAAACTGGTCTGACATCGCCCTGGCGACGATTCCCGCTGCACCTCTGGCTGCCGCCATCTGGTGCGGCACAGTCGCTCAGGTTGTCCGCCGCACAACAGCCCACCGGCCCGTTGTGCTCGCCCTGGCACTTTCATTGGTGGCGGCTGCCTATGTCCTGTTCGTCGTCGTTCCGGGTTCAGTCGTCGATTCACCCGCCGCTCACAGCCAGATAACACCCATCGAGAGCTCTGGCGAAAGCCTGGTAAAGCCCGTCTCGTTGATAGCTTCCGAAACCCCTGCTTCAGCAACCGGCGAACATCATGGGCCAGCCCATAAGGCTTACATTTTTGAAGTCTATCGCTGGATGTCTGTGGGCGGGTTGACTGTCGATATCGTGCTCCGAGCCGACGCGATGACAGCCCTCATGCTTGTGATGGTCAACTTTGTCAGTCTGCTGGTGGCGATTTTTGCATCAAGTTACATGCATGGCGATAAGGGGTATCCGCGCTTCTTTGGAGCCATGGCTCTGTTCGTCTTCTCCATGAACATGCTTGTACTGGCGGGGAACTTCATTGAAGTCTTTATCTTCTGGGAAGCCGTCGGGCTCTGCTCTTATCTGCTCATTGGCCACTGGTATCATAAACCTTCCGCCGCCGCCGCCGCCCGCAAGGCCTTTGTGGTGAATCGAATTGGCGACTTCGGTCTGATGACGGCCATTTTCCTGATTTATCGCACTTTTGGCTCAGTGGATTTTGAAACCGTTCTCGATCCTGCCAGGCTGGCCGAACTCGCTGCTGCTCAGCCCGGCTTAGTCACCACGATTGCCTTGCTGCTACTCCTGGGGGCGATTGGTAAATCGGCACAGTTCCCTTTACATGTCTGGCTTCCCGATGCGATGGAAGGCCCCACTCCCGTCAGTGCGCTGATCCATGCCGCCACGATGGTGACTGCCGGTGTCTATCTCATTGCCCGCACCACGCCGATTTTCGTCCATTCGCCAACCGCACAGTTAGTCGTGGCCGGTGTGGGAGCAATCACTGCTCTGGTGGCGGCAATCACGGCACTTTGCCAATACGACCTTAAACGCGTGCTGGCGTACTCCACAGTCAGTCAGCTCGGTTACATGTTCATGGCTTTAGGAGCCGCAGCAGCGAGTCCTGCCCTTGCGGCTCATGCCGAAACGTTCGCGATGTTTCACCTGCTGACTCATGCGTTTTTCAAAGCTGTCCTCTTCCTGGCAGCAGGGAGCGTGATGCACGCCATGGGGGATGTCATCGACATGCGGCGCTTCAGTGGATTAAGGAAAGCACTCCCCATCACGCATATCACCTTCCTCTGCGGGGCATTGGCACTGGCGGGCTTCCCGCTCCTCTCGGGCTTCTGGAGCAAAGACGAGATTCTGGCTGTGGTCTGGGAAGCGACTCAGACCGGCGATTACAAAACCTACTTCTACCTGATCCTGGGTGTCGGTCTGCTGACAAGTCTTCTCACCGCGTTCTATACATTCCGTGCTTACTATCTCACTTTCCATGGCCCGGAACGATTTCCAGAAGAGGCCGGCCATCATCCTCACGATGCCTCACCAGCCATGGCCATTCCGCTCTACATACTGGCGGCACTGGCTGTCGTTGCAGGCCTGATTCTCGGCCCCACACACATCTATGCTCACTACATTGAAATGACCCCCAATTTCCCCACGGCTGCTCCCGCAGGGATGAATGTGGGCATGATGGTTTTGAGCACAATCCTGGCGCTGGGTGGCATCGGATTGGCCTATACCATCTATGGCAAAGCCACTCGTCCCGAATACTCAGATGCTCGACCACTCAGCCTGTGGGAAAATGTTTCTCTCAATGGGCTTTACCTGGATCAACTCTATGGAGCCTTGATTGTCCGCCCTATGGCGACTTTGTCGGCTGTCTGTGAATTTGTTGATCGCATGATCCTCGACAAGATTGTGGATGCCGTCGGGCTCATCCCGATCATTGCGGGGGGGATGATTCGGCCATTACAAAATGGACTCGTCAGTTCGTATGCAGCCGTCATGCTGCTGGGTGTGATTGTGGCATTGGCCAGTGTTTTAAGAGCCATCGCCAGTGTGACCTGA
- a CDS encoding cell division protein FtsQ/DivIB gives MMTPASEGKSIWMRLFRPRVLFVLALSLAAVAMLPTWLKRLPRLETRTDYRVKWSQIELPPGPKELPVNLPQQLEQMTGVESLSLFDERAAEKIAWALSKHPWVQQVDEVRLAFPAKASVRLTYREPVAIVERPQGMYPIAHDGVLLPPEDFRTSSVNTYPQIRGIHSSPQGAAGTVWGDPVVESAARLAELLAADWERLGLKAIVPATTAEDAAHVRSWGEVSRSERRREVDGFRGPAVLNEPIAPGNQPAEEDHPAEFVIFTHSGSQIEWGRAPGDDRPGEPTAAQKLGRLNRYVSEIGELGSGYAIDLRHWHEISRRPMTAGRGVPQRH, from the coding sequence ATGATGACTCCAGCCAGCGAGGGAAAATCGATCTGGATGCGATTGTTCCGACCTCGTGTGCTGTTTGTGCTGGCTCTATCGCTGGCTGCTGTGGCCATGCTCCCTACCTGGCTCAAGCGGCTACCGCGCCTGGAGACTCGGACTGATTATCGAGTGAAGTGGTCGCAGATCGAGCTGCCTCCCGGGCCTAAAGAACTGCCTGTCAATCTTCCTCAACAACTCGAGCAGATGACGGGTGTGGAAAGTCTTTCGCTGTTCGATGAACGGGCTGCTGAGAAAATCGCCTGGGCACTTTCCAAACATCCGTGGGTGCAGCAGGTTGATGAAGTCAGACTGGCCTTCCCTGCGAAGGCCAGTGTTCGGCTGACCTATCGAGAACCGGTGGCGATTGTCGAGAGGCCACAAGGGATGTACCCCATCGCTCATGATGGAGTGCTGCTTCCGCCAGAAGACTTTCGCACATCCAGCGTCAACACTTATCCGCAGATTCGTGGCATTCACTCATCTCCGCAGGGTGCAGCGGGAACGGTCTGGGGAGACCCTGTGGTGGAAAGTGCGGCACGACTGGCGGAACTTCTTGCGGCTGACTGGGAGCGACTGGGACTTAAGGCCATTGTACCGGCGACAACTGCCGAAGATGCTGCCCATGTGCGTTCGTGGGGCGAGGTTTCGCGTTCGGAACGACGGCGTGAAGTCGATGGATTTCGTGGCCCGGCTGTGCTGAATGAACCAATTGCACCAGGCAATCAACCTGCGGAAGAAGATCATCCTGCGGAGTTTGTCATTTTCACACATTCCGGGTCTCAGATTGAGTGGGGACGAGCACCAGGAGACGATCGACCTGGTGAGCCGACTGCTGCACAGAAGTTGGGGCGACTCAATCGTTATGTAAGCGAAATTGGCGAACTGGGGTCTGGTTATGCGATTGATTTAAGGCATTGGCACGAGATCAGTCGCCGGCCGATGACAGCGGGCCGTGGAGTTCCCCAGCGCCACTAG
- a CDS encoding NADH-quinone oxidoreductase subunit N — MSQPDAAMISSVTSAAGKVIPELVLLGTVCINFLVGPFLVSPSGRALPGLRHRWGGIAIAALCTALYLWWTGSTEVVTTGPFRVDNIVWYVRGVMLIAALLLVLVNWSQIEDGKAAESHACLLAITAGVNLVALANDLTTLFLALELISIPTYLFLFLPRKDSATQEAGVKYFLLSVFSSAIMLYGFSLIYGMAGTTDLPAIQTALANSNQTPVLAILGMVFVVAGLAFRLTAVPFHFYAPDVFQGSAASGAALLSFVPKLAGFIALIRLLEPVVDAAPGLLLADVMLPMLWWLSVITMFVGNFLGILQNDLRRMLAYSGVAHVGYMLVGLNVGHHTTSVPDGIEALLFYLAVYGLMTIGAFAVLIAAERDNKPLETLDQLAGLHRVRPGLALMLMVFMFSLAGMPPTAGFLAKLNLFFAAWAQGDVSNRWLALFMVINAAMGSWYYLRVVGAMYLREPLDEHHGSHAPAPIIASVACTAMVITLFFVPTWLWTMVQTVRSS; from the coding sequence ATGAGCCAGCCAGATGCCGCAATGATTTCTTCAGTCACCAGTGCTGCAGGAAAGGTCATTCCTGAACTGGTGCTGCTGGGGACGGTCTGCATCAATTTTCTGGTGGGCCCGTTTCTTGTTTCACCGAGTGGTCGCGCTCTTCCAGGGCTCCGGCATCGCTGGGGTGGCATTGCCATCGCAGCACTCTGTACAGCCCTTTATCTCTGGTGGACAGGCTCGACAGAAGTCGTCACCACCGGCCCCTTTCGCGTCGATAACATTGTCTGGTATGTGCGGGGCGTCATGCTGATTGCTGCCCTGCTGCTGGTGCTGGTCAACTGGTCTCAGATTGAAGATGGTAAAGCTGCCGAGAGCCATGCCTGCCTGCTGGCCATCACTGCGGGTGTCAACCTCGTGGCACTGGCCAACGATCTCACCACGTTGTTTCTGGCACTCGAACTGATCAGTATCCCGACATATCTGTTCCTGTTTTTGCCTCGAAAAGATTCCGCCACACAGGAAGCGGGTGTCAAATACTTCCTGCTCAGCGTCTTCTCATCAGCTATTATGCTTTATGGCTTCAGCCTGATTTACGGCATGGCCGGAACAACCGATCTCCCGGCCATTCAAACAGCACTGGCCAACAGTAATCAAACACCAGTGCTGGCCATTCTGGGAATGGTCTTCGTGGTCGCGGGATTGGCCTTCCGTCTGACAGCCGTCCCTTTCCACTTTTATGCACCCGATGTGTTTCAAGGTTCTGCTGCCAGTGGTGCTGCCCTGCTCTCGTTTGTCCCGAAGCTCGCCGGTTTTATTGCACTGATCCGTCTGCTGGAACCTGTCGTTGATGCTGCTCCGGGCTTACTGCTGGCCGATGTCATGCTCCCGATGCTCTGGTGGCTCTCGGTGATCACGATGTTTGTCGGGAACTTCCTGGGGATTCTGCAGAACGATCTCCGGCGTATGTTGGCCTATTCGGGGGTGGCTCATGTGGGCTACATGCTGGTTGGTCTCAATGTCGGGCATCACACGACATCCGTCCCGGATGGTATTGAAGCCCTGCTCTTTTATCTTGCAGTCTATGGCTTGATGACCATCGGTGCTTTTGCCGTGCTGATTGCAGCCGAACGAGATAACAAACCGCTCGAAACGTTGGATCAACTGGCCGGACTCCACCGCGTCAGGCCAGGTCTGGCTCTAATGCTGATGGTCTTCATGTTCAGCCTCGCGGGCATGCCACCCACTGCAGGGTTTCTGGCCAAATTGAATCTCTTCTTTGCGGCCTGGGCACAGGGAGATGTTTCCAATCGCTGGCTGGCTCTCTTCATGGTCATCAATGCCGCCATGGGTTCGTGGTACTATCTGCGGGTCGTCGGAGCCATGTATCTGCGTGAACCTCTCGACGAGCATCATGGATCTCACGCACCAGCTCCCATCATCGCTTCTGTCGCCTGTACGGCTATGGTGATCACACTCTTCTTTGTTCCGACCTGGCTCTGGACCATGGTGCAGACCGTCCGCAGTAGTTAG
- a CDS encoding sulfatase family protein, translating into MSHRTTRGWFCSCLASLCTLVLLNFDQSIVAGEQPNILLILADDLGYGDLRCYNSQSKVSTPHIDRLASEGMRFTDAHSPSTVCTPTRYGLMTGQMPFRIPNGGTVFTGVGGPSLIAPGRLTLPMMLRERGYSTACVGKWHIGLTFCDRDGRPVHSNAVEAVKRVDFSRRIDGGPVDHGFDSFFGTACCPTTDWLYAFIENDRVPVPPAGLLEKSALPKHPYAHDCRPGLIAPDFAMEEIDLIFLEKSRQFLNQHVRQNPGKPFFLFHSTQAVHLPSFAAKQFQGKSEAGPHGDFLLELDHIVGELMKTLEELHVAERTLVIFTSDNGPEVTSVIHMRSDHGHDGARPWRGMKRDAWEGGHRVPFIVRWPGKVRPGTTNSQLTSLTDVMATVAAIVDAQLPDHAAEDSFNMLPAWLDESAPPIRPYLLTQSFGGLRTLSMRQGEWKYLDHTGSGGNRYENDPGLKPFILPDAAPDAPGQLYNLSTDPGESTNLYHTQEEVTSRLKTLLEQSKTNGRSRPTRP; encoded by the coding sequence ATGAGCCATCGCACAACAAGAGGCTGGTTCTGTTCTTGTCTGGCAAGTCTTTGCACGCTGGTGTTGTTGAATTTTGATCAATCGATCGTTGCCGGTGAGCAACCGAACATCCTGCTGATTCTGGCCGACGATCTCGGGTATGGCGATCTTCGCTGCTACAACAGCCAGTCGAAAGTATCGACACCACATATTGACCGACTTGCCAGCGAGGGGATGAGATTCACCGATGCGCATAGCCCCAGCACAGTCTGCACTCCGACTCGCTACGGATTGATGACGGGACAGATGCCATTTCGGATCCCGAACGGCGGCACAGTCTTTACCGGAGTTGGCGGGCCTTCGCTGATTGCACCGGGCCGACTGACCTTGCCGATGATGCTCCGTGAGCGAGGATATTCGACAGCCTGTGTCGGCAAGTGGCATATCGGACTGACGTTTTGTGACCGTGATGGCCGGCCCGTTCACAGTAATGCCGTTGAAGCGGTCAAGCGAGTCGATTTCAGTCGCCGGATCGACGGCGGCCCGGTCGATCATGGCTTTGATTCATTCTTTGGCACCGCCTGCTGTCCCACGACTGACTGGTTGTATGCCTTCATCGAGAATGATCGCGTCCCTGTGCCCCCCGCCGGATTGCTCGAAAAGTCAGCACTTCCCAAACACCCTTATGCTCATGACTGCCGGCCCGGACTCATCGCACCAGACTTCGCCATGGAAGAGATCGATCTGATCTTTCTGGAGAAGAGTCGTCAGTTCCTCAATCAGCATGTTCGCCAAAATCCCGGCAAACCATTCTTCCTCTTCCATTCGACACAGGCGGTTCATCTCCCCTCATTTGCTGCGAAGCAATTTCAGGGAAAGTCGGAGGCCGGGCCACACGGCGATTTTCTTCTCGAACTGGACCATATCGTTGGCGAACTCATGAAGACCTTGGAAGAGCTTCATGTCGCTGAGAGGACGCTGGTCATCTTCACGAGTGACAACGGCCCGGAAGTAACGAGCGTTATTCACATGCGAAGCGACCATGGTCATGATGGTGCGCGTCCCTGGCGGGGAATGAAGCGAGACGCCTGGGAAGGAGGGCATCGCGTCCCATTCATCGTGCGGTGGCCTGGTAAAGTCAGGCCCGGCACGACCAATTCGCAACTGACGAGTCTGACCGATGTGATGGCGACAGTGGCCGCGATTGTGGATGCTCAACTCCCCGACCATGCCGCCGAAGACAGCTTCAACATGCTCCCGGCATGGCTTGATGAAAGTGCCCCGCCGATTCGGCCCTACCTGCTGACGCAATCCTTCGGCGGCTTGCGCACTCTCTCGATGCGGCAGGGCGAGTGGAAATATCTCGACCACACTGGTTCAGGAGGCAACCGCTACGAAAATGATCCTGGCCTGAAGCCATTCATCCTCCCCGATGCCGCCCCCGATGCTCCGGGTCAGCTCTACAACCTTTCGACGGATCCGGGAGAATCCACAAATCTCTATCATACCCAAGAAGAAGTCACATCCAGATTAAAAACACTTCTCGAACAGTCCAAAACAAATGGCCGCAGCCGACCAACGCGACCGTAA
- a CDS encoding S9 family peptidase: MSHSDVFIRLSLRTLLCGAISVYLLVFTHELTAQVTDAPDWQSQAETRLKAIYDRGEFRAKNYRPTWLPDSSGFIIEEFDPQTKKATRFFYEATSGQKRAWPADEKIPAPESERLSPAGTHRLVVRDRKLLSVSQANQQEILLATPAPDRFVAYRNPVWSPDGSRVLFIEADFTDVRQRSVIVPGDPSYPGVEKHRFARVGGSIEQLRVGVVNADGQQLVWLPIEIPSEGIYLGQVEWAGNSQEILVEKFSRFRDQREFLLATTTGQIKTIFSESNEAWVESSQGKNSGLVWIQEGQAFVVITEKDGWRHAYRCSRDGNEVTLLTSGNYDIIDRAVIDEKRGWYYFYASPDDATQKYLYRVPLDGSGQLQRITPPDQIGTHSYQFSPDATWAIHTFSTLDSPPSHELIEVEGHRVVNSLESHDDLRERMKLIGSRPAEFLKLDIGKGLVFDAWMLKPKDFDPSKKYPLFIYVYGEPHSQTVLNEWGAAQIDFHRVVADHGYVVVSIDNRGTPAPKGAAWRRAVFGCLGLLSTEEQEAGLKALAKGHPFIDTSRVGIWGWSGGGSNTLNALFRKPDSYHVGIAVVPKPQPHLYNAWFQEIFMRTREVNPDGYQKAAAINYADGLKGKLLIITGSGETNTHIQIIEGLVDRLIALGKPFDYMVYPYRDHGLREGDGTQVHVRMLILRYLMQNLPAGPQPATHQ; the protein is encoded by the coding sequence ATGAGCCATAGCGACGTTTTCATACGACTCTCCCTACGAACTTTATTGTGCGGGGCGATATCCGTTTATCTTCTCGTTTTTACGCATGAATTGACTGCTCAAGTTACCGATGCACCAGACTGGCAAAGCCAGGCGGAAACTCGCTTGAAGGCGATCTACGACCGTGGCGAGTTTCGCGCGAAGAATTACCGACCCACATGGCTCCCCGACAGTTCAGGCTTTATCATCGAGGAGTTTGATCCGCAGACGAAAAAGGCCACTCGATTCTTCTATGAAGCAACATCAGGCCAAAAGCGAGCATGGCCAGCCGATGAAAAAATACCGGCCCCCGAAAGTGAAAGACTTTCACCCGCAGGAACTCATCGACTTGTCGTTCGCGACAGAAAACTGCTGTCCGTGAGCCAGGCCAACCAGCAGGAGATTCTGCTGGCAACACCTGCTCCAGATCGATTTGTCGCTTATCGCAATCCTGTCTGGAGTCCCGATGGTTCGCGCGTCCTCTTCATCGAAGCCGACTTCACCGACGTGCGGCAACGATCAGTCATCGTACCGGGTGATCCCAGTTACCCGGGGGTTGAGAAACATCGCTTTGCCAGAGTGGGCGGCTCCATCGAACAACTAAGGGTTGGCGTCGTGAATGCCGACGGCCAGCAACTCGTCTGGCTCCCCATCGAAATTCCCAGTGAAGGCATCTATCTCGGTCAGGTCGAATGGGCGGGCAACTCTCAAGAAATCCTTGTCGAAAAGTTCAGTCGCTTCCGTGATCAGCGTGAATTCCTGCTCGCCACCACCACTGGGCAGATCAAAACGATTTTCTCGGAATCAAACGAAGCCTGGGTCGAGTCGAGCCAGGGGAAAAATTCCGGACTGGTATGGATTCAAGAAGGCCAGGCATTTGTCGTAATCACCGAAAAAGATGGCTGGCGGCACGCCTATCGCTGCTCACGCGATGGTAACGAAGTGACACTCTTGACCTCTGGAAACTACGACATCATCGATCGTGCTGTCATCGACGAGAAACGGGGTTGGTACTATTTCTACGCCTCGCCCGATGACGCGACACAGAAGTATCTCTATCGCGTCCCGCTGGATGGCTCGGGCCAGCTTCAGCGAATCACACCACCAGATCAGATCGGCACACATAGCTATCAATTCTCACCCGATGCGACCTGGGCCATCCATACGTTTTCCACGCTGGATTCGCCTCCATCGCATGAACTGATCGAAGTCGAGGGACACCGCGTAGTCAACTCTCTCGAAAGCCATGACGATCTCCGTGAACGGATGAAGCTGATCGGCTCACGACCGGCTGAGTTTTTGAAACTCGACATCGGCAAGGGGCTTGTCTTCGATGCCTGGATGCTCAAGCCCAAGGACTTTGATCCCTCAAAAAAGTATCCCTTGTTCATCTACGTTTATGGTGAGCCGCATTCGCAGACGGTCTTAAACGAATGGGGCGCTGCGCAGATCGACTTCCACCGCGTGGTCGCCGATCACGGATACGTCGTAGTATCGATTGATAATCGTGGGACTCCTGCTCCGAAAGGAGCCGCCTGGCGACGCGCTGTTTTCGGTTGCCTGGGATTACTTTCCACAGAAGAGCAGGAAGCCGGCTTAAAGGCTCTGGCCAAGGGACATCCCTTTATTGATACATCCCGCGTCGGTATTTGGGGCTGGAGCGGCGGTGGTTCGAATACACTCAACGCCCTCTTTCGCAAGCCCGATTCATATCATGTCGGCATAGCCGTCGTCCCCAAGCCACAACCGCATCTGTACAACGCCTGGTTCCAGGAAATCTTCATGCGCACCCGTGAAGTGAATCCCGATGGCTATCAGAAAGCCGCTGCCATCAATTACGCCGATGGTCTCAAGGGAAAGCTCCTGATCATCACTGGATCGGGTGAGACGAACACTCACATTCAGATCATCGAAGGATTGGTCGATCGGCTCATCGCGCTGGGGAAGCCATTTGACTACATGGTTTATCCTTACCGTGATCATGGACTGCGTGAGGGAGATGGTACGCAAGTCCACGTCCGGATGTTGATTCTGAGATATCTGATGCAGAATCTTCCGGCAGGCCCGCAACCAGCCACACATCAATAA
- a CDS encoding Dabb family protein: MAPLVHVVYFELHEPTPENTRKLTEACHKYLKDHPGVVYFAAGGLVEELARPVNQRDFQVALCVAFATKADHDVYQTAPSHLQFIEEHKPTWKRVRVFDSWGA, from the coding sequence ATGGCTCCACTTGTTCATGTCGTGTACTTCGAGTTGCACGAACCCACCCCCGAGAACACACGCAAGCTGACTGAAGCCTGCCATAAGTATCTCAAAGATCACCCGGGAGTGGTGTACTTTGCCGCTGGCGGGCTGGTGGAAGAACTGGCCAGACCTGTCAACCAGCGCGACTTTCAAGTGGCCCTCTGTGTCGCGTTCGCCACAAAAGCCGATCACGACGTTTACCAGACAGCCCCCAGCCACCTGCAGTTCATTGAAGAGCACAAACCCACCTGGAAGCGTGTCCGCGTTTTCGATTCCTGGGGTGCGTAA
- a CDS encoding complex I subunit 4 family protein, producing MTTLVFAMLLLPAIAAVLMLVLDAKATAARARGFALVATVATLILSWSVAYQLPATPQQAGPVTTRWEWRKTWLTLASPAPAPTVVNNEAFSPHVVRGQSPDETKNPASTSKPQDPSTSRSSSGDFINLEFYLGLDGLGMAMILLTTGLCVSAILVSWSEIRERSAEFYAGILILEAGLIGVFLAYDLILFYAFFEFTLLPLFLTIGVWGGPKRRYAAGKFFIYTLAGSLVMLLGLVSLVVETQSLTGISTPFSMPDMARALQDQPLPVETQTILFLLIATGFLIKVPMFPFHTWLPLVHVEAPTAGSVDLAGVLLKLGCYGFLRIAIPMLPDASLTVGQPLVAMLAVIGVVYGSLCAYHQTDIKRMVAYSSIAHLGVCMLGLFALNAEGLSGGICMMINHGLATGALFSLVGMIHERYHTRSLTDLGGLASRIPVLSALLVFISFASIGLPGLNGFIGEILSLLGMFQVSAIYAVIGTTGVVLSAWYLLRMVQVGLFGPLREPAGDHSHVSDLTVREGLAIWPLALACLGLGLFPQTLLNLIEPDVNALAVIYQEPDEVIVQKTAAIQPSFAMTNSTSIVTSDHAVETISSIQTGERR from the coding sequence ATGACAACGCTGGTCTTTGCCATGTTGCTGCTACCAGCTATAGCCGCCGTGTTGATGCTGGTGCTCGATGCCAAAGCCACAGCAGCGCGGGCACGGGGTTTTGCTCTGGTGGCAACTGTCGCCACGCTGATTCTTTCGTGGAGTGTGGCCTATCAATTGCCAGCCACTCCTCAGCAGGCAGGCCCGGTCACCACACGCTGGGAATGGCGGAAGACCTGGCTGACATTAGCCAGTCCCGCACCGGCCCCCACAGTCGTCAACAATGAAGCTTTTTCGCCGCACGTGGTGCGCGGGCAATCGCCAGACGAGACGAAGAACCCCGCCAGCACTTCGAAGCCTCAAGATCCCTCCACATCCCGCTCTTCGAGTGGCGACTTCATCAATCTCGAATTTTATCTCGGGCTCGATGGCCTCGGGATGGCCATGATCCTGCTGACCACAGGCCTCTGTGTTTCTGCCATCCTCGTCTCCTGGAGTGAAATTCGAGAGCGATCTGCTGAATTCTATGCCGGGATTCTCATTCTCGAAGCCGGTCTGATTGGCGTCTTTCTCGCCTATGACCTCATTCTGTTCTACGCATTCTTCGAATTCACCCTGCTGCCACTCTTCCTCACCATTGGTGTCTGGGGTGGCCCCAAACGTCGTTATGCGGCTGGCAAGTTCTTCATTTACACTCTGGCTGGCAGCCTCGTCATGCTTCTGGGGCTGGTCTCTCTGGTGGTTGAAACTCAGAGCCTGACTGGGATCTCCACACCATTCTCCATGCCCGACATGGCGCGTGCTCTGCAGGATCAGCCTTTGCCTGTCGAGACACAAACAATTCTGTTCCTGCTGATTGCCACCGGCTTCCTGATTAAAGTTCCCATGTTCCCCTTCCACACCTGGTTGCCGCTGGTGCATGTGGAAGCTCCTACGGCTGGCTCTGTCGACCTGGCTGGTGTGCTGCTGAAGCTGGGTTGCTACGGATTTTTGCGAATTGCGATCCCCATGCTTCCCGACGCCAGTCTCACCGTGGGTCAACCACTGGTGGCGATGCTGGCAGTTATCGGCGTGGTCTATGGCTCGCTCTGTGCTTATCACCAGACAGATATCAAGCGGATGGTGGCCTACAGCTCGATTGCTCACCTCGGGGTCTGCATGCTCGGGTTGTTCGCCCTGAATGCCGAAGGCTTGAGTGGCGGGATCTGCATGATGATCAATCATGGTCTGGCGACGGGTGCTCTCTTCTCCCTCGTGGGCATGATTCATGAGCGATATCACACGAGATCGCTGACCGATCTGGGTGGTCTGGCAAGTCGCATTCCTGTGCTGTCCGCACTTCTTGTTTTCATCTCGTTTGCCAGTATCGGACTGCCCGGCCTCAATGGCTTTATTGGCGAAATCCTCTCCCTTTTAGGCATGTTCCAGGTCAGTGCGATCTACGCCGTCATTGGCACCACGGGCGTGGTCTTGAGTGCCTGGTATCTGCTGCGAATGGTTCAAGTCGGGTTGTTCGGTCCACTCCGTGAACCCGCCGGTGATCACTCGCATGTGTCTGATCTGACAGTTCGTGAAGGTCTCGCGATCTGGCCTCTGGCTCTGGCCTGCCTCGGATTAGGACTCTTCCCCCAGACATTGCTCAACCTTATCGAGCCGGATGTGAATGCACTCGCTGTGATTTACCAGGAGCCAGATGAGGTGATCGTCCAGAAAACAGCTGCTATACAGCCCTCATTCGCCATGACGAATTCCACATCGATCGTGACGTCTGACCATGCTGTCGAGACAATTTCTTCGATTCAGACAGGAGAGCGGCGATGA